The following are from one region of the Strix uralensis isolate ZFMK-TIS-50842 chromosome 4, bStrUra1, whole genome shotgun sequence genome:
- the LOC141943085 gene encoding transmembrane protein 178B-like, with the protein MAAAAQALSGSGLLLAAAALALLAVAIGTDSWYETDARRHRERCRGFGHKRSDPPGSMSAPSSHLPLRARPPRALLPGRPPAPAPAAAAAALDSHCGRRFNSTVSGLWRRCHRAGYEPDSEELIRKGVIQRCTAVKYHYTSSSLPRNLPINITNTIRQDEWHALHLRRMTAGFIGMAVSIILFGWIIGVLGCCKQQELMQYVAGLLFLMGGTCCIISLCTCVAGINFELSRYPRYVYGLPEDISHGYGWSMFCAWGGLGLTLLAGFLCTLAPSLNTSRASVQKPRQENGAV; encoded by the exons ATGGCGGCCGCGGCTCAGGCGCTGAGCGGCTCCGGGCTGCTcctggccgccgccgccctcgcccTCCTGGCCGTGGCCATCGGCACCGACTCCTGGTACGAGACGGACGCGCGACGGCACCGTGAGCGCTGCCGCGGCTTCGGCCACAAGCGCAGCGACCCGCCCGGCTCCATGTCGGCGCCCAGCTCGCACCtgccgctccgcgcccggcccCCGCGGGCCCTGCTGCCCggccggcccccggcccccgccccggccgccgccgccgccgctctggACTCGCATTGCGGCCGCCGCTTCAACTCCACTGTCTCGGGGCTTTGGAGGCGCTGCCACCGCGCGGGCTACGAGCCGGACAGCGAGGAGCTCATCCGGAAAG GAGTTATTCAGCGCTGCACGGCTGTGAAGTACCACTACACCTCCAGCTCTCTGCCTCGCAACTTGCCCATCAACATCACAAACACCATCCGGCAGGATGAGTGGCATGCGCTCC aTCTGCGGAGGATGACAGCTGGCTTCATTGGCATGGCAGTCTCCATCATCCTGTTTGGGTGGATCATTGGTGTGCTgggctgctgcaaacagcaggaGCTCATGCAGTACGTGGCTGGGCTGCTCTTTCTAATGGGAG GTACATGCTGTATCATCTCACTCTGCACATGCGTAGCTGGGATCAATTTTGAGTTGTCTCGCTACCCTCGCTACGTCTATGGGCTGCCAGAGGACATCAGTCATGGCTATGGCTGGTCCATGTTCTGTGCCTGGGGAGGCCTGGGCCTCACCCTCCTGGCTGGCTTCCTCTGTACCTTGGCCCCCTCCCTCAACACGTCCCGGGCGTCCGTACAAAAACCCAGACAAGAAAATGGGGCCGTGTGA